The Spiroplasma endosymbiont of Atherix ibis nucleotide sequence TGACTAACGCAATCTTATGAAAAGAAATTAAAAAATGATTAATTTCTTCAGACTTAATAGAACCAAATGTATATGAAGAATACGTAAAAAATGCTTCAATTGAAGATCTTTTTGATAATCAAAAAGCAATTGTTGTAAATAAAGATCTTTCAAAATACTATTTAGAAAATATTGGCAATGAACTTAAGCAAAAAATAAGTGCTATTTTAGAAAAAGATACTACAATTGTATTTTTATCTAAAGAAGAATATAAAAAAGAAAAAAAAATAAGTGAAATTATTAATAACAAAAAGAAAAATAATAATGGAAAAGAATTTATATTTGAAAGTTTCATCTCAGGAAAAAGTAATAGTGAAGCCTATAACGCTGCAAAAGCAGTTATTAATAACTTAGGAAATAAATGAAATCCTTTATTTATATATGGAGATTCAGGTCTAGGAAAAACTCACTTGCTTAAAGCTATAAGTAATGAATTAAATAATATAAATAATGATTTAATTGTTAAATATTATCCCTCAAATGACTTTAGAAGAGAAATATTAGATTCATTATTAGGAGGATTTAAAGAAATTGAGCAAACTAAAAATGAAATGACTGAAATAGATGTATTGTTAATTGATGATATTCAATTTCTAGCAAATAGTGGTAAAACAAATGAAATTTTCTTTAATATATTTAATAATTTTATAGAAGAAGGAAAACAAATAGTAATTTCTTCAGATAAATTTCCTGAACTTTTAAATGGTTTTGATAAAAGACTTGTTTCAAGATTTAATCAAGGTTTAAGTGTAAAAATAGAAACTCCAGATTTAGATACTGCTTTAAAAATTATTGAATATAAAATTCAAGTAGCTAATTTAAAGCTTGGAGAAGATTCAAAAAAATATATAGCTTCTCATTTTGGATCGGATGTTAGAAAAATTGAAGGAATTATCAATAAAATTGAGTTTAAATTAATTCAAGAAAAAGAAACTATTAAAGAAATTATTGAGTTAGATACAATTCAAAAACTACTTGAAGATTATTCATATGCTCCTGGAGGAGAAATAACTGTACAAAAAATTAAAAACGTTGTTGCTCAAAACTATGGTGTTAATGTCAAATCAATTGACGCTAAAAATAAAGTATCAAGTGTTGTTCTTGCAAGGCATGTTTCAATGTATTTAACAAATGAATTAATGAAAAAAAACTATTCAGAAGTTGGTATTTTATTTGGTGGTAAAGACCATACAACTGTAATAAATGCTTGTAATAAAATTAAAAAATTAGTAGCTGATGATAAAATTTTTCAAGCTACTATAAAGAAAATTAAAAAGGAAATAACTTCTTAATTTTTATTAAGAGTTAATAAGTGATAAAATTAATTTATATTTTTCTTTGTTTGTTTAGCTTATTTAAGGTTATCCACAATTTAAGAGCATAATAATAATATAAATAATTATTAATAAATATGGAGGTTTTTAAATGTTTTTTAGTATAAATAGATTAATTTTTATAGAAGAAATAAATAAATGTAATAGAATTATAGATTCAAAAACACCAACACCTAGTTTATCTGGAATTTTATTGGAAGTTGAAGCTGATAAAATATCTTTGATATCTTCTAATACTTCTATGTCTATTAAAACAATTATAGATATAGGAACAAGTGATTTAATAATTAAAGAAACAGGTTCAATTTTAATAAGAGGAAAATATTTTATTGAAATTTTAAGAAGAATGGATGATGAAGCTATTAATATTTCAAGTGTTGAAGATAATCTTGTTTTTCTATCAGGAGAAAAATCAGAATTCTCGCTTAATATTTTAAATTATATAGATTATCCTTTAATTGCTTTTAGAGAAAAAGGAAATAGTGTAGTTGTAAATAATATAGATCTTAAAAAAAGTCTTAATCAAACAATCATTTCAGTTAATGAATGAAATCAAAAGATAGTTCTAGCTGGATTAAATTTTTCATTAGATAATTCTATGTTTTATATTACAGGAACTGATGGTTTTAGAGTTTCAAGAAAAAGAACTAATTTATTAGATAAAATTCCTGAAAAATTTGAAACAAATATTCCTCATAAAAGTTTGTTGGAAGTTATTAAATTACTTCCTGAAAAAGGAGAATGTAAAATTGTTTCAACAGAAAGTCATGTTACTTTTATAATTAATAATACAATTTTTCAAACAATAATATTGGAAGGACAATTTCCAAATGTAAATGCAGTATTTCCAACTGATTTTAATACAACATTATATATGGAAAATAAAAAATTTTTTAAATTAATTTCTAGAGCAGATATTCCAAGTGAAGATAATGCATCAACAGTTGTAAATTTAATTTTAAACAATGATAGTATTTTTATTAAATCAAATATTCATCAAATTGGAAGTTTTGAAGAAGTTTTTAAAGATTTTGAATTAAAAGGATTAGATGAACAAAATATTTGCTTTAACTCAAAATATTTAATTGATTCATTAAAAACTTTTGAAACAAAAAATATAGAAATTAATTTAATTGATTCTAAAAAACCAATAGTAATTTCTTCATCAGAAGATATGAACTTAAGTCAAATAATATTACCTATGTTTTCAAATTAACTAATAACTGGATTATAACTTTCATTGACTTAAATGATATAATTAAGTTTGTGAGAGGTATTTTAATATGGAAAAAAATAAGTATGGAGCTAGTCAAATTCAAGTTCTTGAAGGGCTAGAAGCTGTTAGAAAAAGACCTGGTATGTATATTGGAAATACAAATAAAGCAGGTCTTCATCATATGATTTGAGAAATATTAGATAACTCTGTTGACGAAGCATTAGCAGGTTTTTGTAATGAAATATCTATTTTTATAACTGAAAAAAATGAAATAATAATTCAAGACAATGGTAGAGGAATTCCTGTTGATATACATCCAAAAACTGGAAAAACAACTTTGGAAACAATTTTTAATGTTTTGCATGCTGGGGGTAAATTTGATGAATCTACCTATAAAGTTTCAGGTGGACTACATGGAGTTGGAGCATCAGTTGTTAATGCACTTTCTTTATATGTTGAAGCAATGATTTTAAGAGATGAAAAAATCTATCATCAAAAATTTTCAGAAGGTGGAACTAAGGCATCTAAAATTAAAGAAATTGGTATTTCTGACTCAAATGGTTCAATTATTAAATTTAAACCAGATCCAGAAATTTTTAAAGAAACTATAGAATTTGATTTTAAAATTATTCAAGGAAAAATTAAACAATTAGCTTTTTTAAATAAAAAACTTAAACTAAATTTATATGATCAAAGAACAGATAAATTTATAAGCTATATTTTTGAAGATGGAATTAAAGATTATATAAAAGAAATTAATAGTGGAAAAGAAAAAGTACATGATGAAATTTTTTATATTTCTAATAGTTCAAATGATATTGAAGTTGAAATATCAATTCAATATAATGAAACATATGATGAAAATGTTTTTTCATTTTGTAATAATATTTTTACTTCTGAAGGTGGTTCACATGAAGAAGGATTTAAAAGTTCACTTATAAAATCAATTAACTTATATATAAATAATTCAAAAAGTTTTAAAGGTAATAAATTTACTTGAGATGATTTAAAAGAAGGAATTGTTTCTGTTATTTCTATAAAACATAGAGACCCATTATATGAAGGACAAACAAAAGCAAAACTTTCTAATAATGATGCTAAAGAAGCAGTTTCAGAAGTTTTAAATGAATCATTTAAAGAATTTTTATTAAAGAATCCTAATGATGCTAAAAAAATAATAGAGAAAATTTTAATTTCTCAAAAAGCAAGAAAGGCAGCACAAAGAGCTAGAGAAGATACGAGAAGAAAATCAGCAATTGATAATTTCTCACTTCCTGGGAAGTTAGCTGATTGTGAATCTAAAGATATAGAAGAGTGTGAATTATATTTAGTTGAGGGAGACTCAGCTGGGGGAAGTGCAAAAACAGGTAGAAATAGAAGAACTCAAGCTATACTTTCTTTAAGAGGAAAAGTTCTGAATGTTGAAAAAGTAAAACAGTCAAAAGTATTTGATAATAATGAAATTCAATCAATTATAGCTGCAGTTGGAATAGGCGTTAAAAAAGATATTAATCTTAAAAAATTAAGATATGGAAAAATAATAATTATGACAGATGCAGATGTTGATGGAGCTCATATTAGAGTTTTATTATTAACATTCTTTTATAGATATATGAAAGAATTGATTTTAAATGGAAATGTATATATTGCTCAACCTCCTCTTTATAAAATTGACGCTGGAAAAAATAATGTGGATTATGCATATAATGATATGGAATTAGAACAATTAAAAGAAGAAAAATATAATAAGTTAAAATATACAATTCAAAGGTATAAAGGACTTGGAGAAATGGATCCAATTCAATTATGAGAAACAACAATGGATCCAAATAGAAGAACAATGATACAAATCAAGGTAGAAGATGCATTTCTTGCAAATGAAGTTTTTTCAAGTTTAATGGGAGAAAATGTGGATTTAAGAAAGCAATTTATTACTGAAAATGCTCAATTTGTAGAAAATATAGATATTTAATAAAAATAAAAAAGAAGGTGAAAAAATGAGTAATATTAAACACGAACGTATTTTAGAAATGGATATTAAAAATGAAGTAGAAAAAGACTTTTTAGAATATTCTATGAGCGTTATTGTTAGTCGTGCTCTTCCTGATTTAAAAGATGGTTTAAAACCAGTTCATAGAAGAATTATTTATGCTATGAATGATTTAAAAATTACATCAGACACACCTCATAAAAAATCTGCTCGTATTGTTGGAGAAGTTATCGGTAAATATCATCCACATGGAGATTCTTCAGTTTATGAAGCTATGGTAAGAATGTCCCAAGATTTTTCATATAGATATCCTCTTGTTGAGGGACATGGTAACTTTGGATCAATTGATGGTGATGGAGCAGCTGCTATGCGTTATACTGAAGCAAGACTTGCAAAAATTACATCAGTTTTATTAAAAGATATAGATATGGATACTGTTCCATTTGTGGATAATTATGATGCTTCTGAAAAGGAACCAAAATATTTAACAGGTTATTTTCCAAATCTTCTAGTAAACGGTGCAACAGGTATTGCAGTTGGTATGGCAACAAATATACCACCACATAATTTAAAAGAAGTTATTCAAGCAATTGTTACCTATATTAAGAATGAAGAAATTACTATTGATGATATTTTAAAATATATTAAAGGACCAGATTTTCCAACAGGTGCTTTAATGACAAATGGAAAAAGCATGATCGATGGATATAAAACAGGTAGAGGTAATTTAATTATTAGATCTAAAATTGATATAGAAGAAACTAATAAAAATCAAAGAATTGTTATTAGTGAAATTCCATATCAAACAAATAAATTAAAAATTGTAGAAAAAATTGCAGAACTTTATAAAAATAAATTTATAAGTGGAATATCGGATATTAGAGATGAATCAAACTATGAAGGTATCAGAATTGTAGTTGAACTTCAAAAAAATTCTAATCCGCAATTAATTATTAAAAAATTATATAAATATACAAATTTACAATCTAATTTTGCAATTAACATGTTGTCTTTAAATAATGGAATTCCTGTTGTTTTAAATATAAGAGATATAATTAAATTTTATGTTAAATATCAAATTGAAATTATTATTAAAAGAAGTATTTTTGAAAGAAATAAATTAAAAGCAAGATTGCATATTTTGAGTGCAATCAGAATTACTTTAGATAATATAGATAAAATTATAAAAATAATTAAAGAATCTAAAACAACTGAAATAGCAAACCAAAAATTATTTGAAGAATTTGGTTTTGATGAAAAACAGTCAAAAGCAATTTTAGATATGAGACTTCAAAGATTAGTTGGGTTAGAAAGAGAAAAAATTGAGCTTGATATTAAAAATATAGAAATAAGAATTTCTGAATTAGAAGAAATTTTAGCATCAAAAGAAAAACAAAATAATCTTCTAATTGAACAACTTGAAGAAATATCTCAAAAATTTGGAGATGATAGAAGAACAAAAATTATTGAAGAAGATGAAACTCAAATTGATGAAGAAGAATTAATTCAAGATTCACAAATGTTGATAACTTTATCTGAACAAGGTTATATTAGAAGATTATCTAATGAAGAGTTCAAAACACAAAAACGTGGAGGTAAAGGAATTATAATTAATAATAATCAAGATGATAATCTTGTTATTGCTAAGATTGGTAAAATCAAAGATGATGTTTTATTTTTCACAGATGAAGGAAAAATTTATAGAATCAAAGGTTATAATATTACTCAATTTTCAAGAAATGCTAGAGGTGTTCCAATAATTAATTTTATTGGAATAAATTCTTCTGAAAAAGTTACGTCGATATTATCATTAAAAGATAAAAAAAATGTTTATAAATATTTATTGTTTGTTACTCAAAATGGAGTAGCTAAAAAAGTTGAAATTAATGAATTTAGTAGAATTAATAATTTTGGAAAAATTGCAATTAATTTAGATGAGGGAGATAAACTTGTTTCAGTTATACCAACTGTGGGAGAAACTGAAATTTTGATTGCCTCTCAAAATGGAAAAATAGTTAAAGTAAATGAAAATGTATTTAGGTCAATGTCTAGATCTTCAAGAGGAGTTAAAGGCATGGGGTTAGATAAAAATGATATTGTTATATCAGCATGCTCTAGTTATAAAAATGAATCAGTAGCAACTATATCAGAAAAGGGATATTGTAAAAAAACACTGATAAGTGAATATAACATTTTTGGTCGAGGTGCTAAAGGTATTGTAGGAATGAAGTTAAGCAACAAAACTGGTAAATTTAAATCAATTCTTCCTATTAGAGAAACTGATGAAATTTTAATGATATCTTCAAAAGGTAAAATTATAAAAATAGGAGCTCAAGATATTAATCTTCAATCTAGAAACTCTACAGGAGTTATTGGATTTAATTTAGAAAATAATGAAAAAATTACAGCAACAACATTAGAATGAAATAAAGGTGAGTAAAATGTTAGACGTAAATAAAATAGAAAATGATTTTGAAAAAATTTGTTTAGATTTATCAAAAAGAAATAAAAATTTTAAAAAAGAAATAAATGAAATTATAAAATTAAATCAACTTAGAAAGAAAATAACTTTTGAAGTTGAAGAATTAAAATCTCAAAAAAATAAAGTTTCAAAAGATATTGGAATTTTTATAAAAAATAATAATCAAAAAGAAATAGAAAAATTAAAAAATAGCATTTCAGAAATTATTAATAAGATTGAAAAATTAGATTCAAATTTAAAAGAAATTAAAGAGGAACTAAATTTAAAATTAAGTTATATTCCAAATATTCCAAATGAAAATATTCCTTTAGGAAAAGATGATGAAGAAAATTTAGAAATTAAAAAATGAAGTTCAAAAGAATTAAAAATTGGTGGAGAGGCTCATTGAGAAATTGCTTCAAAGTTAGGTTTAGTTGATTTTGAATTAGGTTCAAAATTGTCTGGATCAAGATTTGTAGTTTATACAGATAAGGGAGCAAAAATTATTAGAGCTCTTACAGATATATTAATTACAATACATACACAAAATGGATATAAGGAAATGTGACTTCCATTAATTGTTAACAAAGAAAACATGTATGGAACAGGACAGCTTCCAAAATTTGAAGAGGATGCATATAAATTAGAAGAACAATATTTAATACCAACATCAGAAGTTCCTTTGACAAATACTGTAAGAGATAAAATTTTAGAGAAAAATGATTTACCACTTTATTTAACTGCTTTTACACAATGTTTTAGAAAAGAAGCAGGTAGTGCAGGAAAAGATACAAAGGGAATGATAAGATTACATCAATTTAATAAAGTTGAAATGGTTAAAATAACAGACAGTAAATCTTCATATGATGAATTAGAAAAAATGTTATTAGATGCAGAAAAATGTTTGCAACTATTTAATTTACCATATAGGGTTGTTGAATTATGTGGTGGAGATATAGGATTTTCATCTGCAAAAACTTATGATCTTGAAGTTTGATTTCCTAATCAAAATAAATATAGAGAAATATCATCATGTTCAAATTGTTTGGATTTTCAAGCAAGAAGAATTAAAACAAGATATAAAAGTGATGAAGGTAAAAATAAATATGTTCATACATTAAATGGTTCTGGATTAGCAATAGATAGATTATTTGCAGCTATTATTGAAAATTATTATGATGGAGAAAAATTAATAATTCCAGATATTTTAAAACCTTATTTTAATAATTTAGAGTTTATTAAATAATGTTTCACGTGAAACAATTTTATAAAAAAAATTTGTTCAATTTTATAAAAAAAATGTTATTATATATTTGTCATTGTAAGGGTGACGTTCGAATTTGGTCAGGACCGGAAGGTAGCAGCCATAAAGATCTAGTGCCCTGTACAGTGACTTTTTTTTTTTTTTTTGGGAGAAAACATTTATATGGAATTAATTTTTAATACACTTTTTAAGGAGTTAAAAAAATGCACTAGGAGTAAAGATGTACCTGTAGCTGCATTAATAATAGATAAAAATAATAAAATAATAGTTAAGTGTTTTAATAGCAGACAGAAAAAATATAATTTTGTTAATCATGCAGAGATAAGAGTTTTAAATAAAATGTTTAAAAAAACAAAAAATAAAAATTTATCTGATTATATATTGGTAACAACATTAAAGCCTTGTTTAATGTGTATTACAGTTATTGAACAATCTAATATAAAAGAAGTATTATATTATCTTGAAAATATAAAATGTAACTATAGTATATTAGAAACAAATCTAAATTTTAAAAAAATTGGTAATGATAAGCAAATGAAAATTTTTGAAAAGGAATTAAAAAATTTTTTCTTAAATTTGAGAAAATAACTATGTAAAATATTTATGCAGAGGTATAGAATTATGGAAAATAAAAAATCACTTTATAGAGAATACAGACCTAAAAATTTTGATCAAGTTGCTGGACATGAAGGTATAAAAGAAATATTAATTTCTCAAATAAAATTAAATTCATTTGGTCATGCTTTATTATTTTCTGGTCAAAGAGGAACTGGGAAAACATCTGTAGCTAAGATTTTTTCTAAAATTGTCAACTGTCAAAATCTAAATGGATATAATCCCTGTGATAAATGTTTAAGTTGTAATGAGTTTAATAATAATGCTCATGCTGATATTTTTGAAATTGATGCTGCTTCAAATAATGGCGTAGAGGAAATTAGAAATATTAAAGCAAATGTATCACTAATGCCTAATTTCTCTAAATATAAAGTTTATATTATTGATGAAGTTCATATGTTGTCAAACTCTGCTTTTAATGCTTTATTAAAAACTTTAGAAGAACCACCTAGACACGTAATTTTTGTTTTAGCTACAACAGAGTTTTCAAAAATTCCTTCTACAATAATTTCAAGATGCCAATTATTTAATTTTAAAAGAATTGATCAAAAATCTTTAGAAAATAAAATTTCTGAAATTTGTAATGCAGAAGGAAAACAAATAACAAAAGAAGCACTTAATGAAATATATTATATTTCTGATGGTTCATTAAGAGATGCTTTAAATTATTTAGAACAATCTTTAATAATTTCAGTTAATGAAGTATCTACTGAAGTTTTAAAAAAAATATTTTATATTTCAACTAAAAATGAAAAAATTAATATTATTAAAAATGTTATTGAAGGAAATTCAAAAGAAATAATAGATTATTTTGAAATATCTAATAATCAAGGAATAGATTTTCAAACTATGACTTTAAGTTTACTTGATATTTTAAAGGAAATAATTGAGATTAAATTAACAGGTGATTATCAATTTTTAGTAAATTTAACTCAAAATGATTTTGAATATTTTAAGGACAAAAAAATAGAACTATTATTTAATTTATCAGATAATATTGCTGATTCTTATACAAAATCTAAAAATTCAAATATAAGTTTTCAATATATTTTAATTAATATATTGAAAACTATTTCAAATAATAAACTTATAAGTTTAATAAAAAAAGATAATAATTTATCAAAAAATAAAATAAATTTTGTTAATAAAGTCGAATCTTCTAAAAAAGCAAATCATATGGAAGAAGTTAGAAATAATATACAAGAATTTTTTAATTCTGAAGATGATTCTAAATTTTTGAAATTACAAATGAAGTTATTAATTTCAGAATCTTATCTTTATAAAAAAAATATCAATTTTTCTAATGATCAAATAATAAATGTTCTTGTTGGTGCAAATAAACAAATTAGAAGTTATTATGATGAAAAATTTAGTTTAATTTTAAGTGAAGAATCTATAAATCAAAATTCAGAATTTATTGAAAATTTTATAATGTTTTTTGGATCAAAAATTACAGCTGCAAGTAATGATTCAATAATTTTAGTTTGTGAAGAAAGAACTATTTCAAAATGAATAAATAACAGAATGCAAAATGAAAAAATTAGAGATTCAGTTTTTAAATATTTTGAAAGGGAAATAAAAATTATATCTATAGATAAAAAAAGATGAGCGGAAATAAAAATTGATTTTATGGAAAGAAAGCAAAATAATAATCTTGAATCTTATAAAGAAATCGATGTAAAAGATTTTTATGATAATTTAATTTCAGAAACTGATGAAAAA carries:
- the dnaX gene encoding DNA polymerase III subunit gamma/tau — its product is MENKKSLYREYRPKNFDQVAGHEGIKEILISQIKLNSFGHALLFSGQRGTGKTSVAKIFSKIVNCQNLNGYNPCDKCLSCNEFNNNAHADIFEIDAASNNGVEEIRNIKANVSLMPNFSKYKVYIIDEVHMLSNSAFNALLKTLEEPPRHVIFVLATTEFSKIPSTIISRCQLFNFKRIDQKSLENKISEICNAEGKQITKEALNEIYYISDGSLRDALNYLEQSLIISVNEVSTEVLKKIFYISTKNEKINIIKNVIEGNSKEIIDYFEISNNQGIDFQTMTLSLLDILKEIIEIKLTGDYQFLVNLTQNDFEYFKDKKIELLFNLSDNIADSYTKSKNSNISFQYILINILKTISNNKLISLIKKDNNLSKNKINFVNKVESSKKANHMEEVRNNIQEFFNSEDDSKFLKLQMKLLISESYLYKKNINFSNDQIINVLVGANKQIRSYYDEKFSLILSEESINQNSEFIENFIMFFGSKITAASNDSIILVCEERTISKWINNRMQNEKIRDSVFKYFEREIKIISIDKKRWAEIKIDFMERKQNNNLESYKEIDVKDFYDNLISETDEKENEYLKRAKELLGSKNIKVVN
- the serS gene encoding serine--tRNA ligase — its product is MLDVNKIENDFEKICLDLSKRNKNFKKEINEIIKLNQLRKKITFEVEELKSQKNKVSKDIGIFIKNNNQKEIEKLKNSISEIINKIEKLDSNLKEIKEELNLKLSYIPNIPNENIPLGKDDEENLEIKKWSSKELKIGGEAHWEIASKLGLVDFELGSKLSGSRFVVYTDKGAKIIRALTDILITIHTQNGYKEMWLPLIVNKENMYGTGQLPKFEEDAYKLEEQYLIPTSEVPLTNTVRDKILEKNDLPLYLTAFTQCFRKEAGSAGKDTKGMIRLHQFNKVEMVKITDSKSSYDELEKMLLDAEKCLQLFNLPYRVVELCGGDIGFSSAKTYDLEVWFPNQNKYREISSCSNCLDFQARRIKTRYKSDEGKNKYVHTLNGSGLAIDRLFAAIIENYYDGEKLIIPDILKPYFNNLEFIK
- the gyrB gene encoding DNA topoisomerase (ATP-hydrolyzing) subunit B produces the protein MEKNKYGASQIQVLEGLEAVRKRPGMYIGNTNKAGLHHMIWEILDNSVDEALAGFCNEISIFITEKNEIIIQDNGRGIPVDIHPKTGKTTLETIFNVLHAGGKFDESTYKVSGGLHGVGASVVNALSLYVEAMILRDEKIYHQKFSEGGTKASKIKEIGISDSNGSIIKFKPDPEIFKETIEFDFKIIQGKIKQLAFLNKKLKLNLYDQRTDKFISYIFEDGIKDYIKEINSGKEKVHDEIFYISNSSNDIEVEISIQYNETYDENVFSFCNNIFTSEGGSHEEGFKSSLIKSINLYINNSKSFKGNKFTWDDLKEGIVSVISIKHRDPLYEGQTKAKLSNNDAKEAVSEVLNESFKEFLLKNPNDAKKIIEKILISQKARKAAQRAREDTRRKSAIDNFSLPGKLADCESKDIEECELYLVEGDSAGGSAKTGRNRRTQAILSLRGKVLNVEKVKQSKVFDNNEIQSIIAAVGIGVKKDINLKKLRYGKIIIMTDADVDGAHIRVLLLTFFYRYMKELILNGNVYIAQPPLYKIDAGKNNVDYAYNDMELEQLKEEKYNKLKYTIQRYKGLGEMDPIQLWETTMDPNRRTMIQIKVEDAFLANEVFSSLMGENVDLRKQFITENAQFVENIDI
- a CDS encoding nucleoside deaminase, producing MELIFNTLFKELKKCTRSKDVPVAALIIDKNNKIIVKCFNSRQKKYNFVNHAEIRVLNKMFKKTKNKNLSDYILVTTLKPCLMCITVIEQSNIKEVLYYLENIKCNYSILETNLNFKKIGNDKQMKIFEKELKNFFLNLRK
- the dnaN gene encoding DNA polymerase III subunit beta; the protein is MFFSINRLIFIEEINKCNRIIDSKTPTPSLSGILLEVEADKISLISSNTSMSIKTIIDIGTSDLIIKETGSILIRGKYFIEILRRMDDEAINISSVEDNLVFLSGEKSEFSLNILNYIDYPLIAFREKGNSVVVNNIDLKKSLNQTIISVNEWNQKIVLAGLNFSLDNSMFYITGTDGFRVSRKRTNLLDKIPEKFETNIPHKSLLEVIKLLPEKGECKIVSTESHVTFIINNTIFQTIILEGQFPNVNAVFPTDFNTTLYMENKKFFKLISRADIPSEDNASTVVNLILNNDSIFIKSNIHQIGSFEEVFKDFELKGLDEQNICFNSKYLIDSLKTFETKNIEINLIDSKKPIVISSSEDMNLSQIILPMFSN
- the gyrA gene encoding DNA topoisomerase (ATP-hydrolyzing) subunit A codes for the protein MSNIKHERILEMDIKNEVEKDFLEYSMSVIVSRALPDLKDGLKPVHRRIIYAMNDLKITSDTPHKKSARIVGEVIGKYHPHGDSSVYEAMVRMSQDFSYRYPLVEGHGNFGSIDGDGAAAMRYTEARLAKITSVLLKDIDMDTVPFVDNYDASEKEPKYLTGYFPNLLVNGATGIAVGMATNIPPHNLKEVIQAIVTYIKNEEITIDDILKYIKGPDFPTGALMTNGKSMIDGYKTGRGNLIIRSKIDIEETNKNQRIVISEIPYQTNKLKIVEKIAELYKNKFISGISDIRDESNYEGIRIVVELQKNSNPQLIIKKLYKYTNLQSNFAINMLSLNNGIPVVLNIRDIIKFYVKYQIEIIIKRSIFERNKLKARLHILSAIRITLDNIDKIIKIIKESKTTEIANQKLFEEFGFDEKQSKAILDMRLQRLVGLEREKIELDIKNIEIRISELEEILASKEKQNNLLIEQLEEISQKFGDDRRTKIIEEDETQIDEEELIQDSQMLITLSEQGYIRRLSNEEFKTQKRGGKGIIINNNQDDNLVIAKIGKIKDDVLFFTDEGKIYRIKGYNITQFSRNARGVPIINFIGINSSEKVTSILSLKDKKNVYKYLLFVTQNGVAKKVEINEFSRINNFGKIAINLDEGDKLVSVIPTVGETEILIASQNGKIVKVNENVFRSMSRSSRGVKGMGLDKNDIVISACSSYKNESVATISEKGYCKKTLISEYNIFGRGAKGIVGMKLSNKTGKFKSILPIRETDEILMISSKGKIIKIGAQDINLQSRNSTGVIGFNLENNEKITATTLEWNKGE